A single genomic interval of Mangifera indica cultivar Alphonso chromosome 5, CATAS_Mindica_2.1, whole genome shotgun sequence harbors:
- the LOC123215731 gene encoding peptidyl-prolyl cis-trans isomerase FKBP42-like isoform X2 codes for MEGVQEQQKSQPYGQEDESEIITENVGSAQSVATQDGSYPPIVDSKVEVLHDKVTKQIIKEGQGQKPSKYSTCFVHYRAWTESTQHKFEDTWHEQQPLEIIIGKEKKEMTGLAVGVSSMKTGEHALLHVGWELGYGKEGSFSFPNVPPMADIIYEVVLIGFDETKEGKARSELTVEERIGAADRRKMDGNALYKEEKWEEAMQQYEMVLAEDENNVKALFRRGKSRAELGQTEAAREDFLKACKFAPEDKAIARELRWLAEHDKAVYQKQKEIYKGIFGPRPEPKPKSTNWLVIFWQWLVSLLYRLFRCERVKAD; via the exons atggaGGGTGTTCAGGAGCAGCAGAAAAGTCAACCCTATG GACAAGAAGATGAGAGTGAAATAATCACTGAGAATGTTGGGTCTGCACAGAGTGTAGCTACCCAAGATGGCAGTTATCCTCCAATAGTGGATTCTAAAGTGGAAGTGCTTCATGATAAAGTAACTAAACAGATTATTAAGGAAGGCCAGGGTCAAAAACCTTCCAAATATTCAACATGCTTTG TGCACTACAGGGCTTGGACTGAAAGCACCCAACACAAATTTGAGGATACATGGCATGAACAACAGCCTCTTGAAATTATTATAGGGAAAG agaaaaaagaaatgactGGCTTGGCTGTTGGTGTGTCCAGCATGAAGACTGGCGAGCATGCCCTGTTACATGTTGGCTGGGAACTCGGTTATGGGAAAGAAGGCAGCTTCTCTTTCCCTAATGTTCCTCCCATGGCAGACATTATATATGAAGTTGTGCTTATTGGGTTTGATGAAACCAAAGAA GGGAAAGCTCGTAGTGAATTGACTGTGGAGGAAAGGATTGGGGCTGCAGATCGAAGAAAGATGGATGGCAATGCCTTATATAAGGAGGAGAAATGGGAAGAGGCCATGCAACAGTATGAAATG GTGTTAGCTGAGGATGAAAACAATGTGAAAGCCCTTTTTAGAAGGGGAAAGTCCAGAGCAGAACTTGGCCAAACAGAAGCTGCACGAGAAGACTTTTTAAAGGCATGTAAATTTGCACCTGAAGACAAAGCAATTGCAAGAGAACTTCGTTGGTTAGCTGAACATGACAAGGCTGTTTACCAGAAGCAGAAGGAGATCTATAAAGGAATTTTTGGACCTCGCCCAGAACCAAAACCAAAGAGCACTAATTGGTTAGTCATCTTTTGGCAATGGCTAGTGTCATTACTTTATCGTCTCTTTAGATGTGAAAGAGTCAAAGCTGATTGA
- the LOC123215731 gene encoding peptidyl-prolyl cis-trans isomerase FKBP42-like isoform X1, which yields MEGVQEQQKSQPYGQEDESEIITENVGSAQSVATQDGSYPPIVDSKVEVLHDKVTKQIIKEGQGQKPSKYSTCFVHYRAWTESTQHKFEDTWHEQQPLEIIIGKEKKEMTGLAVGVSSMKTGEHALLHVGWELGYGKEGSFSFPNVPPMADIIYEVVLIGFDETKEGKARSELTVEERIGAADRRKMDGNALYKEEKWEEAMQQYEMAIAYMGDDFMFQLFGKYRDIALAVKNPCHLNMAACLIKLKRYEEAVGQCSLVLAEDENNVKALFRRGKSRAELGQTEAAREDFLKACKFAPEDKAIARELRWLAEHDKAVYQKQKEIYKGIFGPRPEPKPKSTNWLVIFWQWLVSLLYRLFRCERVKAD from the exons atggaGGGTGTTCAGGAGCAGCAGAAAAGTCAACCCTATG GACAAGAAGATGAGAGTGAAATAATCACTGAGAATGTTGGGTCTGCACAGAGTGTAGCTACCCAAGATGGCAGTTATCCTCCAATAGTGGATTCTAAAGTGGAAGTGCTTCATGATAAAGTAACTAAACAGATTATTAAGGAAGGCCAGGGTCAAAAACCTTCCAAATATTCAACATGCTTTG TGCACTACAGGGCTTGGACTGAAAGCACCCAACACAAATTTGAGGATACATGGCATGAACAACAGCCTCTTGAAATTATTATAGGGAAAG agaaaaaagaaatgactGGCTTGGCTGTTGGTGTGTCCAGCATGAAGACTGGCGAGCATGCCCTGTTACATGTTGGCTGGGAACTCGGTTATGGGAAAGAAGGCAGCTTCTCTTTCCCTAATGTTCCTCCCATGGCAGACATTATATATGAAGTTGTGCTTATTGGGTTTGATGAAACCAAAGAA GGGAAAGCTCGTAGTGAATTGACTGTGGAGGAAAGGATTGGGGCTGCAGATCGAAGAAAGATGGATGGCAATGCCTTATATAAGGAGGAGAAATGGGAAGAGGCCATGCAACAGTATGAAATG GCCATAGCCTATATGGGTGATGATTTCATGTTCCAGTTATTTGGGAAGTACCGAGACATAGCTTTGGCTGTTAAAAATCCATGCCACCTTAATATGGCAGCATGTCTGATAAAGCTCAAGCGCTATGAAGAAGCTGTTGGGCAATGCAGCCTT GTGTTAGCTGAGGATGAAAACAATGTGAAAGCCCTTTTTAGAAGGGGAAAGTCCAGAGCAGAACTTGGCCAAACAGAAGCTGCACGAGAAGACTTTTTAAAGGCATGTAAATTTGCACCTGAAGACAAAGCAATTGCAAGAGAACTTCGTTGGTTAGCTGAACATGACAAGGCTGTTTACCAGAAGCAGAAGGAGATCTATAAAGGAATTTTTGGACCTCGCCCAGAACCAAAACCAAAGAGCACTAATTGGTTAGTCATCTTTTGGCAATGGCTAGTGTCATTACTTTATCGTCTCTTTAGATGTGAAAGAGTCAAAGCTGATTGA